A stretch of DNA from Paenibacillus albus:
GAGCACCGGCTTCTCGGATAATAAGTCCATATTCGCTTCCCATAGACTCTCGAGGGTGCCGACATCCTTCCAATAGCCCTTGAACGTATAAGAGTTAAGCCTAACGCCATCCTGCAGCATCGCAGGAATGATGTCCTTCCCGAAGTCATTGCTGGAGCCGCGGTTTGCTTCGTCTCGAATGAGGTACTTCTGAAGTACGGGCCATGAGAAAATATAGATGCCCATCGAAGCCAGATTGCTCGTCGGCACCTTCGGCTTCTCTTCGAACGCCGTAATCATCCCTTCATCATCGACATGCATGATGCCGAAACGGCTCGCTTCTTTCAAGCTGACCTCGATGCACGCGATCGTCACGTCTGCTCCGCGTTCTTCATGCTCCTGGAGCATGAGCTCGTAATCCATTGTGTAAATATGATCGCCGGAAATAACAAGCACGTAGTCCGGATCGTACCTGTCGATGAAGCCCATGTTCTGATAGATTGCATTCGCTGTGCCTTTGTACCACATTCCGCCCTTTTGCTTCACGTACGGTGGAAGTATAGCCATGCCTCCGTCGCGTCTGTCGAGTCCCCAGGGACTGCCGATTCCAAGATAAGTATTCAGGACGAGAGGCTGATACTGCGTCAGTACACCGATTGTGTCAATCCCCGAATGAGTACAGTTGCTGAGAGTAAAATCTATAATTCGGTACTTCCCGCCAAAATGGACCGCCGGCTTAGCCAGATCTTTCGTTAGCACACCGAGCCTCTTCCCTTCCCCGCCGGCTAGAAGCATAGCCACCATCCGTTTTCTGCCCATGTACAATCTCTCCTTCTTAACTGCAGAGACTTGCTGCAGTTCGTGTAATGATGCGTGTCATCATCTAGTGCAATACGGTTTTCTCTAGGTTGCGGCGAGGTTCACCATTTGCAAAACTAAGCATTTGAAACGAAAGCGGCGGAAGATCGAGTGTGATGCTGCAAGGTCTTCCATGCCAAGCTGTCTTATTGCTATGATGAACTTTCGTGGAATCAGCAGTTGGAACACTGCCGCCGAAAGCTGCCGCCTCACTGTGTATGGCCGTACGGTAAAGGCCCGGTTTCGGAACACCTACAAGGTATTCGGGATAGTGATGATACGAGAAATTACAAACGATTATCGAGAATTCATCCTCCGCATGGCCTCGGCGCATAAAGACGATGATGCTCTGAGCAGCGTTATGTACATCAATCCATTCGAAGCCGCCAGGATCGCTGTCGCGCTCCCATAGCGCTGGCGTCGTGCCATATCTATCATTCAAGGACTTTACATAGGTATGCATAGCCCCGTGCAGCTCGTAATCTAGCAGCATCCAATCTAGCGATTCGGCATCCTTCCATTCATCAAACTGGCCCCATTCGCCGCCCATGAAGAGCAGCTTCTTGCCGGGATGCGTCATCCAGTAGCCGTAAAATAATCGGAGCTGTGCGAATTTCTGTTCATATGTACCTGACATTTTGTTAAGGAGAGAGTGCTTCCCATGGACAACTTCGTCGTGTGACAAAGGTAAGACATAGTTTTCGGAAAAGGCATACATCAAAGAAAAAGTCACGAGGTTGTGGTGGCGCATCCGATCATTCGGATCAAGCGCCATGTAGCGAAGCATGTCATTCATCCAACCCATATTCCATTTAAAGTTAAAGCCAAGACCGCCCATGTATGTAGGTGAAGTTACTGCAGGCCAAGCGGAAGAATCTTCGGCAATCATAAGTGTATTAGGGTAGTACTGAAACACAACTTCATTCAATCGTTTGAGGAATCGCAGGGCATCGGTATTCTCCGTCCCGCCAAATGCGTTGTAGGTATAGAGTTCAGGTGGTTTGTCAAAATGAAGATCAATCATGCTAGCGACTGCATCGACCCGCAGGCCATCGATGTGAAACACATCCATCCAGAACACTGCGTTCGAAATGAGGAAGCTCTGAACTTCCGTACAGCCATAGTCAAAAGCAAGCGTGCCCCATAACGGCTTCTCCGCCCGCTTCCAGTCCTTTCCTTCGTAAATCGGCGTGCCGTCGAACTCCCTGAGACCATGGTCGTCCTTACAGAAATGTCCGGGTACCCAATCCAGAATGACGCCAATCCCCTTCTGATGGCAGCGGTCGATGAGCATCATCAATTGCGCTGGGGTCCCGTATCTGCTCGTTGCGGCATAATAGCCGGTCGTCTGGTAACCCCAAGATTGGTCAAGGGGATGCTCGGTAATCGGCAGCAGCTCGATATGTGTATAATTCATCCGCACCACGTAATCGACGAGCTCGTCAGCCATCTGCTCGTAGGTCCAGAACAACTCCCTGCCATTATTGCGCCATGAGCCCAAATGCACTTCGTAGATAAGCATCGGTTCATGTACAGGGCTGTCTTCTAGCTTACGCTGATGCCAGTCTCCATCATTCCAGTTAAAACGGAATAGTTCTGTAACAATTGATGCCGTGCTTGGCCGAAGCTCAGATGCGAAAGCATAGGGGTCGGACTTGAGCATCCGTTCATTCGTAGAGGTGAGTATCTCGTACTTATAAGCGGCACCTGCGCCGATATCGGGAACGAATAAGCTCCACACACCGGTTTCGCCGTTCTTCTCCATAATATGCGAGTCGCCATTCCATGCATTGAAGGAACCAACGACATGAACTTGTTTCGCATTAGGCGCCCATACGGTGAATCGAACGCCAGCCTTGCCGTCAAGCTGAACGATGTGCGCGCCGAAAGTTCGATAACTATGGAAATAATTTCCTTTGTTAAACAGATATAAATCGCGCGTTGACAATCCGTTTGCAGCAGCATTCGCCATATAAGGCTAGCACCTCCCAAAATACAGCTTTTTTCGAGTAAAAAGTCATCTTTAGTAGCACTAGCGCGATTTTATTCCATTATACACGGCATTTTCTCAGTACGCACTATATTTTCAGAAAATTTCGATTCTTCTTTAATTATTTGTAAACGAGCTGTCGAACATCGTGTCTGGGTCGTCGCCTTGACTTCCCCTTGGCAAAATAGCTAAGATGGATTCGGTGTAAAAATTGACCAGGAGGTGCTTCTCTTGAATTCATTTTCATTTCAAAACCAGACTAACATCGTTTTCGGCCAAGGTACGGTAAATCAACTCGCTAGCTTGGTTGCACCGTACGGCAAAACCATTCTGCTCGTCTACGGAGGCGGCAGCATCAAACGCAGCGGTTTGTATGATGAAGTACTTGCTCAGTTGAAATCGATTGACGCGAAGGTTGTAGAGCTATCCGGAGTCGAGCCCAATCCACGGCTAACATCCGTAAATAAAGGCATTGAGCTGTGCCGCAGCGAGAAGGTCGATCTGATTCTGGCAGTTGGCGGCGGCAGCGTTATTGACGCAGCGAAGGCAATCGCGGCAGGCGCGCTGTACGACGGCGATGTATGGGATTTCTTGATGCATAAAGCACAAATCAAGGACGCGCTTCCGATCGGCACGATTCTGACGTTATCGGCAACCGGCTCGGAAATGAACGGCAATGCCGTTATCTCGAATTGGGAAACGAAGCAGAAGCGTGCGTTCGGCAGCCAGCATGTCTATCCGCGTTTCTCCATTCTCGATCCAACGCTTACATACTCCGTACCGCGTGACCAAACCGTTAACGGTGTCGTCGACATCATGTCGCATGTCTTCGAGCAATACTTTACGCTGACGGAGAACGCGCCGCTTCAAGAGCGCCTCTGTGAATCCGTACTGCTCACGGTTATTGAGAATGCCGAGAAGGCGCTTGAGAACCCGAACGATTACGACGCGCGCGCAAACCTGATGCTGTGCGGCACAATGGCGCTGAACGGCGGCTTGATCAGCGTCGGCACACAGAATGACTGGGCTTCCCACGGCATCGAGCACGAGGTTAGCGCGATCTATGACATTCCTCATGGCTCTGGCTTGTCCATCTTGTTCCCGAACTGGATGAAATACGTCTATAAAGAGCGGATCGATCGCTTCACGCAGTTTGCGGAGCGTGTATGGGGCATCGAACGCGGATCGAAGTCCGATGACGAATTGGCCCTTGCCGGTATCGAGGCGACTCGTGAATTCTTCAACCGGATCGGTGCGCCAGCAACGCTTGCGCACTACAACATCGGCCGCGACAATCTCGATGTCATGGCAAGAGAAGCGGTGCTGTTCGGACCGCTTGGCAACTTCAAGAAGCTGCAGCAAGAGGATGTTAAACAAATTCTAGAATTGGCGCTGTAGTCGGTCGGTACAGGCGCGCAGCT
This window harbors:
- a CDS encoding iron-containing alcohol dehydrogenase is translated as MNSFSFQNQTNIVFGQGTVNQLASLVAPYGKTILLVYGGGSIKRSGLYDEVLAQLKSIDAKVVELSGVEPNPRLTSVNKGIELCRSEKVDLILAVGGGSVIDAAKAIAAGALYDGDVWDFLMHKAQIKDALPIGTILTLSATGSEMNGNAVISNWETKQKRAFGSQHVYPRFSILDPTLTYSVPRDQTVNGVVDIMSHVFEQYFTLTENAPLQERLCESVLLTVIENAEKALENPNDYDARANLMLCGTMALNGGLISVGTQNDWASHGIEHEVSAIYDIPHGSGLSILFPNWMKYVYKERIDRFTQFAERVWGIERGSKSDDELALAGIEATREFFNRIGAPATLAHYNIGRDNLDVMAREAVLFGPLGNFKKLQQEDVKQILELAL
- a CDS encoding glucose-1-phosphate adenylyltransferase, whose product is MGRKRMVAMLLAGGEGKRLGVLTKDLAKPAVHFGGKYRIIDFTLSNCTHSGIDTIGVLTQYQPLVLNTYLGIGSPWGLDRRDGGMAILPPYVKQKGGMWYKGTANAIYQNMGFIDRYDPDYVLVISGDHIYTMDYELMLQEHEERGADVTIACIEVSLKEASRFGIMHVDDEGMITAFEEKPKVPTSNLASMGIYIFSWPVLQKYLIRDEANRGSSNDFGKDIIPAMLQDGVRLNSYTFKGYWKDVGTLESLWEANMDLLSEKPVLDLNDKNWRIYSVNPNRPAHYSAATAEIYDSLITEGCIVEGLVHRSVLFYGVQVGVDSEVYESVIMPNVKIGKGARIYKAIIGENAIIEDGVVIGDPNKESVTVIGSDEFVAANQSLQEVE
- the glgB gene encoding 1,4-alpha-glucan branching protein GlgB — its product is MANAAANGLSTRDLYLFNKGNYFHSYRTFGAHIVQLDGKAGVRFTVWAPNAKQVHVVGSFNAWNGDSHIMEKNGETGVWSLFVPDIGAGAAYKYEILTSTNERMLKSDPYAFASELRPSTASIVTELFRFNWNDGDWHQRKLEDSPVHEPMLIYEVHLGSWRNNGRELFWTYEQMADELVDYVVRMNYTHIELLPITEHPLDQSWGYQTTGYYAATSRYGTPAQLMMLIDRCHQKGIGVILDWVPGHFCKDDHGLREFDGTPIYEGKDWKRAEKPLWGTLAFDYGCTEVQSFLISNAVFWMDVFHIDGLRVDAVASMIDLHFDKPPELYTYNAFGGTENTDALRFLKRLNEVVFQYYPNTLMIAEDSSAWPAVTSPTYMGGLGFNFKWNMGWMNDMLRYMALDPNDRMRHHNLVTFSLMYAFSENYVLPLSHDEVVHGKHSLLNKMSGTYEQKFAQLRLFYGYWMTHPGKKLLFMGGEWGQFDEWKDAESLDWMLLDYELHGAMHTYVKSLNDRYGTTPALWERDSDPGGFEWIDVHNAAQSIIVFMRRGHAEDEFSIIVCNFSYHHYPEYLVGVPKPGLYRTAIHSEAAAFGGSVPTADSTKVHHSNKTAWHGRPCSITLDLPPLSFQMLSFANGEPRRNLEKTVLH